Proteins from a single region of Bos javanicus breed banteng chromosome 7, ARS-OSU_banteng_1.0, whole genome shotgun sequence:
- the LOC133250511 gene encoding olfactory receptor-like protein OLF4: protein MEASNNTQISGFLLLGLSKEPKLQPFIFGLFLSMYLVTVFGNLLIILAVSSDHHLHTPMYFFLSNLSFVDICFTSTTIPKMLWNIQTQSKVITYEGCITQMYFYILFAGLDDILLTVMAYDRYVAICHPLHYTVIMSSQLCGSLVLISWLMSVLYSLLHSLMVLRLSFRPTVKIPQFFCELNQVVQLASSDNFLNNIVMYLAAVLMGVGPFAGILYSYSKIVSCICKISSAQGKYKAFSTCVSHVSVVFLFYFTALGVYLSSAATHTSHSSTIASVMYTVVTPMLNPFVYSLRNKDIKGALKNLYLMPSIKDLLY from the coding sequence ATGGAAGCAAGTAACAATACACAAATTTCAggatttcttcttctgggactttcAAAGGAGCCCAAACTACAGCCCTTCATCTTTGGGCTTTTCCTCTCCATGTACCTGGTAACTGTGtttggaaacctgctcatcatcctggctGTTAGCTCAGACCACCACCTCCACacgcccatgtacttcttcctctccaacctgtcctttgtGGACATCTGCTTCACTTCCACCACCATTCCAAAGATGCTGTGGAATATCCAGACCCAGAGTAAAGTAATCACATATGAAGGCTGTATCACCCagatgtatttttatattctttttgcaGGATTAGATGACATTCTCCTGACTGTGATGGCCTATGATCGGtacgtggccatctgccacccacTACACTACACGGTCATCATGAGTTCCCAGCTCTGTGGATCGCTGGTTCTAATATCTTGGTTAATGAGTGTCCTGTATTCCTTGCTACACAGTTTAATGGTGTTGCGATTGTCCTTCCGCCCCACTGTGAAAATCCCccaatttttctgtgaactcaaTCAGGTGGTACAACTTGCCAGTTCTGATAATTTTCTTAATAACATAGTGATGTATTTAGCAGCTGTCCTGATGGGTGTTGGTCCTTTTGCTGGTATCCTTTACTCTTACTCTAAAATAGTTTCCTGCATATGTAAGATTTCATCAGCTCAAGGgaaatataaagcattttctaCCTGTGTGTCCCACGTCTCGGTtgtcttcctattttattttacagcCTTAGGAGTTTACCTTAGCTCTGCTGCTACCCACACCTCACATTCAAGTACAATTGCCTCggtgatgtacactgtggtcacacccatgctgaaTCCCTTCGTCTACAGTCTGAGGAACAAAGATATAAAGGGGGCTCTGAAGAATTTATATTTGATGCCAAGTATAAAAGACCTATTATACTAG